The proteins below are encoded in one region of Peribacillus muralis:
- a CDS encoding 2-oxoglutarate dehydrogenase E1 component, which translates to MTIKDAKAYDPWRAFSGPNLGYVMEQYDLFQANPEEVDPELKNFFEVSGPPSFDVSAETTIGSAPIVQTGEVLPMKKIMSAVKLAENIRAYGHLAANIYPLKEEALDTEQIHFEKYGLTADDLRKIPADFICPESPKDVKDGYDAVQYLKQLYTKTIAFEFHHVNDLEEKQWLTDMVESGSMFPEVTKEKRELLLKRLNEVEGFEKFLHRTYVGQKRFSIEGLDILVPILDEMISQTVQNGTGNVNIAMAHRGRLNVLAHVLGKPYEVIFSEFQHSPNKDLVPSEGSTGINNGWTGDVKYHLGLDKQITKANIQKARITLANNPSHLEVVGPIVEGYSRAAQEDRSAKGFPAQDISKSLAILIHGDAAFPGEGIVPETFNLSRLRGYQVGGAIHIIANNMIGFTTESEDSRSTKYASDLAKGFEVPIVHVNADDPEACIAAVNLANQYREKYKKDFLIDLIGYRRFGHNEMDEPLVTQPEMYALIHKHKTVKDLYGNKLIHSGEFTEEEVKAIAEQVDTRLADAYAKISGNKPEASKECNPPGIIEKGIPTIETGVPKQELVSINEELVQWPEGFTPNKKLGKILSRRLDSFAPEGKIDWAHAETLAFATILNDATPIRLTGQDSERGTFAQRNIMLHDSVNGKTYSPLHTLEMAKASFAVHNSPLTETAVLAYEYGYNVFAPETLVLWEGQFGDFANTAQVIFDQFIAAGRAKWGQKSGLVMLLPHGYEGQGPEHSSARLERFLQLAAENNWTVANLSSAAQYFHILRRQAKILDQEQVRPLVIMTPKSMLRNQVMASASSEFSEGSFESFMETKALGKKPKSVERIVFATGKLAVELREKAAAEKNTEWLQIISIEEIYPFPFTGVQEALKKYTNLKEIFWAQEEPKNMGAWTFVEPRLNAAAPRNLSVTYIGRKRRSSPAEGDPLVHKNEQQRIMTQAITRNNEGEK; encoded by the coding sequence ATGACCATCAAGGATGCTAAGGCATACGACCCATGGAGAGCTTTTTCAGGTCCAAACCTTGGGTATGTCATGGAGCAATACGATCTATTTCAAGCCAATCCGGAAGAAGTAGATCCGGAGCTGAAAAACTTTTTTGAAGTATCAGGTCCTCCTTCATTCGATGTATCGGCAGAAACGACAATCGGAAGTGCACCAATTGTACAAACTGGAGAAGTTCTTCCAATGAAGAAAATTATGTCTGCAGTGAAGCTAGCGGAAAACATCCGCGCTTACGGACATCTTGCTGCGAACATTTATCCTTTAAAAGAAGAAGCACTGGATACTGAACAAATTCACTTTGAAAAATACGGCTTAACTGCAGATGACTTAAGAAAGATACCGGCTGACTTTATTTGTCCAGAATCACCAAAGGACGTAAAAGACGGATACGATGCCGTACAATACCTTAAACAACTTTATACAAAAACGATAGCCTTTGAATTTCACCATGTTAATGACTTGGAAGAAAAGCAATGGCTTACAGATATGGTCGAATCCGGAAGCATGTTCCCGGAAGTGACTAAAGAGAAAAGAGAACTGTTACTAAAACGGCTGAATGAGGTGGAAGGGTTTGAAAAATTCCTTCACCGCACATATGTCGGCCAAAAACGTTTTTCTATAGAAGGTCTAGATATATTAGTGCCTATCCTAGATGAAATGATTTCACAGACGGTCCAAAACGGAACAGGTAATGTAAATATCGCCATGGCCCACCGCGGACGCTTGAATGTGCTTGCACATGTACTAGGCAAGCCATATGAAGTCATCTTCTCGGAATTTCAACATTCGCCAAATAAAGATTTGGTTCCTTCCGAAGGTTCGACAGGGATTAACAATGGGTGGACAGGTGATGTCAAGTATCATTTAGGTCTTGATAAGCAAATCACCAAAGCCAACATACAAAAAGCAAGAATCACTCTTGCCAATAACCCTAGTCACTTGGAAGTAGTCGGTCCAATCGTGGAAGGGTATTCCCGTGCGGCACAAGAAGACCGTTCGGCAAAGGGATTCCCAGCACAGGATATTTCCAAGTCACTAGCCATCCTGATACATGGTGATGCAGCGTTCCCAGGTGAGGGAATTGTACCGGAAACATTCAACTTAAGCCGTTTACGCGGATATCAAGTTGGTGGTGCCATCCATATCATCGCCAATAACATGATTGGTTTTACAACGGAAAGTGAAGATTCACGTTCAACCAAATATGCCAGTGATTTGGCTAAAGGCTTTGAAGTGCCGATCGTGCATGTGAATGCGGATGATCCTGAAGCATGTATCGCTGCAGTGAACCTTGCTAACCAATACCGTGAGAAATATAAAAAAGATTTCTTGATCGATTTGATCGGTTATAGACGTTTCGGCCATAACGAAATGGATGAGCCGTTGGTGACTCAACCTGAAATGTATGCTTTGATCCATAAGCATAAAACAGTCAAAGACCTTTATGGGAACAAGCTGATTCATTCTGGTGAGTTCACGGAAGAAGAAGTGAAAGCTATCGCAGAGCAAGTGGATACAAGGCTTGCCGACGCCTATGCGAAAATTTCTGGAAACAAACCAGAAGCTTCTAAAGAGTGTAACCCTCCTGGCATCATCGAAAAAGGAATTCCGACCATCGAGACAGGAGTTCCGAAGCAAGAACTGGTTTCGATCAACGAAGAACTTGTTCAGTGGCCGGAAGGATTCACTCCTAATAAGAAATTAGGAAAGATCTTGTCACGTCGCTTGGATTCCTTTGCACCTGAGGGTAAAATTGATTGGGCTCATGCCGAAACGCTAGCATTTGCGACCATTTTGAACGATGCTACGCCAATTCGCTTGACAGGGCAAGATTCAGAGCGCGGAACATTCGCTCAGCGTAATATCATGTTACATGACAGTGTGAATGGAAAAACTTATTCACCACTTCACACACTTGAAATGGCCAAAGCTTCTTTCGCTGTCCATAACAGCCCGCTGACTGAAACGGCAGTTTTAGCGTATGAATATGGGTATAACGTATTCGCGCCTGAAACACTGGTACTATGGGAAGGGCAATTCGGGGATTTCGCCAATACTGCACAAGTCATCTTTGATCAATTCATCGCTGCCGGCCGTGCAAAATGGGGTCAGAAATCAGGACTTGTCATGCTGCTTCCGCACGGATATGAAGGACAAGGACCAGAGCACTCAAGTGCACGCCTTGAACGTTTCCTGCAATTGGCGGCTGAGAACAACTGGACCGTTGCCAACTTAAGTTCGGCAGCTCAATACTTCCATATCCTTAGAAGACAAGCTAAGATTTTGGATCAAGAGCAAGTACGCCCGCTTGTCATCATGACACCGAAGAGCATGCTTCGTAACCAAGTGATGGCTTCTGCATCTTCGGAATTCAGCGAAGGTTCGTTTGAATCGTTCATGGAAACGAAGGCGTTAGGCAAAAAACCTAAATCGGTTGAACGCATTGTCTTCGCAACCGGTAAGTTGGCTGTTGAACTTCGTGAAAAAGCGGCAGCTGAAAAAAATACGGAATGGCTGCAAATCATCAGTATCGAAGAGATTTACCCATTCCCATTCACTGGGGTTCAAGAAGCGTTGAAAAAATATACAAACCTGAAAGAAATCTTCTGGGCTCAAGAAGAACCTAAAAATATGGGGGCTTGGACATTTGTTGAACCACGCCTTAATGCAGCGGCTCCTCGTAACCTTTCCGTCACATATATCGGAAGGAAACGCAGATCAAGCCCGGCTGAGGGAGATCCACTTGTCCATAAAAATGAACAACAACGGATTATGACTCAAGCGATCACACGCAATAATGAGGGGGAGAAATAA
- a CDS encoding dioxygenase family protein, with protein sequence MMPSLFLSHGTPLLALENNGYTAFLKEYTNAMNKPAAIVIMSAHWESEEQLISAVRKHQVIYDFVGFSEEIFKITYPAPGCLELSDRILTLFSSIGVLGELDDRRPLDHGAWGLLHIMYPEADIPIVSLSINPELPLNKQYEIGKALAELKEENVLIIGSGGIVHNFTHIQKDMNVAEGWAINFENWVEGKIMAWDLESLFNYDQYAPYSMDAVPTKEHFIPLIIAMGAGDGHKKATMLHRTFQYGNLSLTAWKFD encoded by the coding sequence ATGATGCCATCATTGTTTTTATCACATGGTACACCTTTATTGGCTTTGGAAAATAATGGATATACTGCTTTTTTGAAGGAATATACGAATGCTATGAATAAACCTGCTGCAATCGTTATCATGTCTGCACATTGGGAAAGCGAAGAGCAGTTGATTTCGGCAGTGAGGAAACATCAGGTCATTTATGATTTTGTTGGTTTTTCTGAAGAAATATTCAAAATTACCTATCCTGCTCCAGGGTGTTTGGAGCTGTCCGACCGGATCTTAACTTTATTTTCCAGTATCGGAGTTTTGGGCGAGCTTGATGATAGACGCCCTTTGGATCATGGGGCATGGGGGCTATTGCACATCATGTATCCGGAAGCCGATATCCCGATCGTATCGCTGTCCATCAATCCTGAACTTCCATTAAACAAACAATATGAAATCGGAAAAGCATTGGCGGAACTAAAAGAGGAAAATGTCCTGATCATCGGGAGCGGCGGAATCGTACATAATTTCACGCACATTCAGAAGGATATGAATGTTGCGGAGGGCTGGGCAATCAATTTCGAAAACTGGGTAGAAGGAAAAATCATGGCATGGGATTTGGAATCTTTATTCAACTATGATCAATACGCTCCATACAGTATGGATGCAGTGCCCACCAAAGAGCATTTCATTCCTTTGATCATCGCCATGGGAGCAGGAGATGGACACAAAAAGGCGACTATGCTGCATAGGACTTTTCAATACGGCAACTTAAGTTTGACAGCTTGGAAGTTTGATTGA
- a CDS encoding polysaccharide deacetylase family protein, translated as MKKLSVLLLSMVSSFIICMLLTALGPIHVHAMVPEEMIPLVKSKENQKIAYLTFDDGPSLNTMDILDILDRYHVKATFFVMGNEEPYAKKGYEEMISRGHALALHSYTHDYAIVYQSPEGFFQDLNRLESKLQTEFGIKSRIVRLPGGSNNLLRHQAATRPIINGILQQLTEKGYTYVDWNIDSTDGISPTISEQQIISSVQKGTKGQKHVNILLHDINSMKNTVKALPDIIEFLKKEGYSFDTIDETTPKMQFN; from the coding sequence ATGAAGAAGCTGTCAGTATTATTACTTTCAATGGTAAGTTCTTTTATTATATGTATGCTTTTGACGGCTCTGGGGCCGATTCATGTCCATGCTATGGTACCTGAAGAAATGATCCCGCTCGTTAAAAGTAAAGAAAACCAGAAAATCGCTTATTTGACTTTCGATGATGGACCATCATTGAATACGATGGATATATTGGATATATTGGACCGCTATCATGTTAAGGCGACATTTTTCGTGATGGGTAATGAAGAGCCATATGCCAAGAAAGGTTATGAGGAAATGATATCCCGAGGGCATGCGCTTGCCCTGCATTCCTATACACATGATTATGCAATCGTCTATCAATCGCCTGAGGGCTTCTTTCAAGATTTGAATCGTTTAGAATCGAAGCTGCAAACGGAATTTGGTATAAAGAGCCGTATTGTACGCCTTCCAGGGGGTTCGAATAATTTACTTAGGCATCAAGCCGCAACAAGACCTATCATTAATGGAATCCTTCAACAATTAACGGAAAAAGGCTATACTTATGTCGACTGGAACATTGATTCGACAGACGGTATCAGTCCGACGATCAGTGAACAGCAAATCATTTCTTCCGTACAAAAAGGGACGAAAGGTCAAAAGCATGTTAATATCTTATTGCATGATATCAATAGTATGAAAAATACCGTGAAGGCACTGCCCGATATTATCGAATTCCTAAAAAAAGAAGGGTATTCTTTTGATACTATTGATGAGACAACCCCCAAAATGCAATTTAATTGA
- the metH gene encoding methionine synthase has product MNKKALQEQLDSKILLLDGAMGTMLQAENLTAAEFGGEQFEGCNEYLSLTQPELIQSIHEKYLAAGADIIETNTFGATSIVLEEYQISTLAYKINEISAKLAVQACEKFSNNSWPRYVAGSMGPTTKTLSVTGGTTFDILTDSYEEQALGLLDGGVDLLLVETCQDMLNVKAAFSGIKAAFAKTGKEVPVMISGTIEPMGTTLAGQSIEAFYLSVEHMKPVAVGLNCATGPEFMIDHIRTLAEIANSAISCYPNAGLPDEEGHYHESPASLAEKMKQFAEKGWVNIIGGCCGTTPEHISELSRVLDGLQPRLRAETAHGHAVSGIEPLIYEESMRPLFVGERTNVIGSRKFKELIRGKQYEPAAEIARAQVKKGAHVIDICLADPDGDELGDMKEFVEEVVKKVKVPLVIDTTDESVLEQALKHSQGKSIINSINLEDGEERFEKIVPFIHQYGAAVVVGTIDETGMAVDAERKIEVATRSVDLLVNKYGLNKSDIIFDPLVFPVGTGDEQYIGSALETVKGIKAIKDKFPECLTILGISNVSFGLPARGREILNAVFLYHCTKAGLDYAIVNTEKLERFALIPEDEVKLAEALLFETSSETLAIFTEFYRGKKAEKKDDGVLLPLNERLGNYIIEGTKEGLIEDLNKAIQRGDAPLEIINGPLMAGMAEVGRLFNDNQLIVAEVLQSAEVMKAAVSHLEPLMENSEDSAKKGKILLATVKGDVHDIGKNLVDIILSNNGYEVIDLGIKVAPQQIIEEVRKHEPTVIGLSGLLVKSAQQMVLTAQDLRHAGIDTPILVGGAALSRKFTDFKISPEYGGPVLYSKDAMDGLAVTNILHDSNKKVVYLEELVEKREKSKANAAIAATMEKPARKQSNAAPLSNVPVQKPRDTKRHVLKNYPLDVIQPYINRQMLIGHHLGLKGKVADLIKQGNEKAVQLNDLVDELIEFLKTEPDYGLHAIYQFFPAQSDGDKLLVYNPDDPSEILETFDFPRQDTNPHLCLADFAKPVSSGELDYVGFFLVTAGKGIRKWAEKLKLEGDFLKNHALQSLALETAEGFAERMHQLMRDDLGISDPIEMSMKERFAAKYTGQRFSFGYPACPNLEDQEKLFRLLQPQDIGVELTEGCMMEPEASVSAIVFAHPEARYFNVDR; this is encoded by the coding sequence ATGAATAAAAAAGCGCTACAAGAACAGTTGGATTCCAAAATTCTCCTACTTGATGGAGCGATGGGAACCATGCTTCAGGCGGAGAATTTGACAGCAGCGGAGTTCGGCGGCGAACAGTTCGAGGGATGCAATGAATATTTATCGCTGACGCAACCGGAACTCATCCAATCCATCCATGAAAAATATTTGGCAGCAGGTGCCGATATCATTGAAACAAATACTTTTGGGGCGACAAGCATCGTCTTGGAGGAATATCAAATAAGCACGCTTGCATACAAGATTAATGAAATTTCGGCAAAGCTTGCAGTCCAAGCTTGTGAAAAGTTTTCAAACAATAGCTGGCCTAGATATGTAGCTGGCTCGATGGGACCTACGACAAAAACACTATCCGTTACAGGGGGGACGACTTTCGACATTCTAACCGATTCTTATGAAGAGCAGGCACTCGGCCTCCTGGACGGCGGTGTGGACCTATTATTGGTGGAAACGTGTCAGGACATGCTTAATGTCAAGGCCGCCTTTTCAGGAATAAAAGCGGCCTTTGCCAAAACTGGAAAAGAAGTCCCTGTGATGATATCCGGTACGATCGAACCGATGGGCACAACACTCGCCGGTCAATCAATAGAGGCTTTCTATTTATCGGTCGAGCATATGAAGCCTGTTGCAGTCGGCCTGAATTGTGCAACAGGACCGGAATTCATGATCGATCATATCCGGACACTTGCAGAGATAGCAAACAGCGCGATTAGCTGTTACCCGAATGCTGGACTTCCGGATGAAGAGGGACACTATCATGAGTCGCCTGCTTCACTTGCAGAGAAAATGAAGCAATTTGCCGAAAAGGGCTGGGTCAATATCATTGGCGGATGCTGCGGTACGACCCCTGAGCACATAAGTGAGCTTTCTAGGGTTCTTGATGGCTTGCAGCCTCGCCTAAGGGCTGAAACTGCTCACGGACATGCCGTATCAGGCATAGAGCCCCTCATTTATGAAGAGTCAATGCGACCTTTATTCGTAGGTGAAAGGACGAATGTTATCGGATCAAGGAAATTCAAGGAGCTGATTCGTGGGAAGCAATACGAGCCAGCTGCCGAAATAGCACGTGCCCAGGTGAAAAAAGGTGCACATGTAATTGATATTTGTCTTGCAGACCCGGATGGCGATGAACTAGGCGATATGAAAGAATTCGTGGAAGAGGTCGTCAAAAAGGTGAAGGTGCCATTGGTGATCGATACGACGGATGAATCCGTTCTTGAGCAAGCATTGAAGCATTCGCAAGGGAAATCAATCATTAATTCCATTAACCTTGAAGATGGTGAAGAGCGTTTTGAAAAAATCGTACCATTTATCCATCAATACGGTGCCGCCGTCGTCGTGGGAACCATCGATGAAACGGGAATGGCAGTCGATGCTGAACGGAAAATCGAAGTGGCCACCCGTTCTGTTGATTTGCTTGTTAATAAGTATGGACTGAACAAAAGTGATATCATTTTCGATCCGCTTGTATTCCCGGTCGGTACCGGAGATGAGCAATATATCGGTTCTGCGTTGGAAACGGTTAAAGGTATTAAAGCAATCAAAGATAAGTTTCCGGAATGCTTGACGATACTCGGCATATCGAATGTTTCATTCGGCCTGCCAGCACGGGGAAGGGAAATCCTGAATGCCGTATTCCTTTATCATTGTACAAAAGCAGGCCTCGATTACGCCATCGTGAATACGGAAAAGCTTGAACGCTTCGCCCTGATACCTGAAGATGAGGTGAAATTGGCCGAGGCACTCCTATTCGAGACATCCAGTGAAACATTGGCCATCTTCACTGAATTTTATCGTGGCAAAAAAGCGGAGAAGAAGGATGATGGCGTTCTCCTGCCATTGAACGAGCGTTTAGGGAACTATATCATCGAAGGGACGAAGGAAGGCTTAATTGAAGACTTAAACAAGGCAATTCAGCGTGGAGATGCTCCGTTGGAAATCATCAATGGGCCATTGATGGCTGGGATGGCTGAAGTGGGAAGATTATTCAACGACAATCAGCTTATCGTTGCAGAGGTTCTTCAAAGTGCAGAGGTGATGAAGGCGGCAGTGTCACACCTTGAGCCGCTGATGGAGAACTCCGAAGATAGCGCGAAGAAAGGAAAAATCCTTTTAGCGACTGTGAAGGGTGATGTGCATGATATCGGTAAAAATCTAGTGGATATCATTCTTTCGAATAATGGCTACGAAGTGATTGATCTAGGTATTAAGGTTGCGCCCCAGCAAATCATTGAAGAAGTACGAAAACATGAACCAACGGTCATTGGCTTATCAGGCTTACTTGTAAAATCGGCACAGCAAATGGTCTTGACGGCACAAGATTTAAGGCATGCGGGGATAGATACCCCGATATTGGTTGGAGGGGCTGCCTTATCCCGTAAATTCACCGATTTTAAAATATCACCAGAGTATGGCGGCCCGGTTCTTTATTCCAAGGATGCGATGGATGGCTTGGCGGTAACGAACATTTTACATGACTCGAACAAAAAAGTGGTGTATTTGGAGGAACTGGTCGAGAAGCGGGAAAAATCGAAAGCGAATGCTGCCATTGCTGCCACGATGGAGAAGCCTGCTCGAAAACAATCGAATGCTGCCCCTTTGAGTAACGTTCCTGTTCAAAAACCGCGTGATACGAAGCGTCACGTTTTGAAAAACTATCCCTTGGATGTCATCCAGCCATACATTAATCGGCAAATGCTGATTGGGCATCATTTGGGATTAAAGGGCAAGGTAGCGGACCTGATCAAGCAAGGGAATGAAAAAGCGGTGCAGCTGAATGACCTTGTCGATGAGCTGATTGAATTCCTAAAAACGGAACCGGATTATGGGTTACATGCCATTTATCAATTTTTCCCTGCACAAAGTGATGGAGACAAACTCTTGGTTTATAACCCGGATGATCCTTCGGAGATATTGGAAACGTTCGATTTTCCTCGGCAGGATACCAATCCGCATCTTTGTTTAGCGGATTTTGCCAAGCCCGTCTCGTCGGGAGAACTGGATTATGTTGGATTCTTCCTCGTGACAGCCGGTAAAGGAATCAGGAAGTGGGCAGAAAAACTAAAACTTGAAGGTGATTTTCTGAAAAATCATGCTTTGCAATCACTTGCACTTGAAACGGCGGAGGGATTTGCTGAAAGAATGCACCAATTGATGCGAGATGATTTAGGGATAAGCGATCCAATTGAAATGTCCATGAAAGAGCGGTTTGCAGCTAAATATACGGGACAAAGATTTTCATTTGGCTATCCCGCTTGCCCGAATCTGGAAGACCAGGAGAAGCTGTTCCGCCTCCTGCAGCCTCAGGATATTGGCGTGGAATTGACTGAAGGATGCATGATGGAGCCGGAAGCGTCGGTTTCTGCAATCGTTTTTGCTCATCCGGAAGCACGTTACTTCAATGTCGATCGCTAA
- a CDS encoding bifunctional homocysteine S-methyltransferase/methylenetetrahydrofolate reductase translates to MNFRKELKERMLVGEGAMGTLLYSYGIDQCYEELNCTNPDQIESIHRAYLEAGADILQSNTYGANFNKLKRHGLEDEVSKINRQGVILAKKAAKGKAYVFGTIGAQRSIRKSDLSMEEIKRGFREQLYSLLMENPDGILLETYYDLEELETVLQIVKKETELPIIANVSMHELGNLQNGLHLNDAFQKLEQLGADVVGVNCRLGPHHMIRSLEEVNLPKHASIAIYPNASLPDYVDGRLVYKAVPEYFGSSALDLRKQGATIIGGCCGTTPLHIQAVKKAVGSLAPVNEKFTKPRQIEIIEINDREGELPLYEKAKTERTILVELDPPKKLGIENFMIGAKALKSAGVDSITLADNSLASPRISNEALANLLKTQLNVKPMVHITCRDRNLIGLQSHLMGLQTVGLNEILIITGDPSKIGDFPGATSVYDLSSFDLISMVKQFNEGLSYSGQSLGQRANFKIAAAFNPNVKYLDKAVQRIEKKIACGAHSFLTQPIYSVQQMEEVHEATKHLETPIFIGIMPLTSTRNAEFIHNEIPGIKLPDNVRRAMALAGNDPVKARMEGVNIARELVDAARDKFKGIYLITPFLRYEMTAELTKYIKKIDSKQTSEVAVHE, encoded by the coding sequence ATGAATTTTCGTAAAGAATTAAAAGAAAGAATGCTGGTAGGAGAAGGGGCAATGGGGACTTTATTATACTCCTATGGCATTGATCAGTGTTATGAGGAATTGAACTGTACGAACCCCGATCAAATAGAATCGATCCATCGTGCCTATCTGGAGGCGGGTGCAGATATCCTTCAATCGAATACCTATGGTGCCAACTTCAACAAGTTGAAGCGTCATGGGCTCGAAGATGAGGTAAGCAAGATCAATCGCCAAGGAGTCATCCTCGCTAAAAAAGCGGCAAAAGGCAAGGCTTACGTCTTCGGTACAATCGGGGCACAGCGAAGTATTAGAAAATCCGATTTGAGCATGGAAGAAATAAAGCGAGGCTTTCGTGAACAACTTTACAGCTTATTGATGGAAAATCCGGATGGGATCCTACTGGAAACATATTATGATCTCGAAGAACTGGAAACCGTATTGCAAATCGTTAAAAAAGAAACGGAACTGCCCATCATTGCAAATGTATCCATGCATGAACTGGGCAATCTCCAAAATGGGCTCCATTTAAATGATGCATTTCAAAAGCTTGAGCAATTGGGGGCAGATGTTGTTGGCGTGAATTGCCGGCTTGGCCCGCACCATATGATTCGTTCATTGGAAGAAGTGAATTTGCCAAAACATGCTTCGATTGCCATCTATCCGAATGCAAGCCTCCCGGATTATGTGGATGGAAGGCTCGTCTATAAAGCAGTTCCTGAATATTTCGGCTCGAGTGCCCTGGACTTACGTAAGCAAGGAGCGACGATCATAGGCGGGTGCTGCGGAACCACTCCCCTGCATATTCAAGCCGTGAAGAAGGCAGTTGGAAGCTTGGCTCCTGTAAATGAAAAATTCACGAAACCACGGCAAATAGAAATAATTGAGATAAACGATAGAGAAGGGGAACTTCCTCTATATGAAAAGGCCAAAACAGAAAGGACGATTCTTGTTGAACTCGATCCACCGAAAAAGTTGGGGATAGAAAATTTCATGATTGGTGCGAAAGCTTTAAAAAGTGCAGGCGTGGATTCCATTACATTAGCGGATAATTCACTTGCTTCACCAAGAATATCGAATGAGGCACTGGCAAATTTATTGAAGACCCAATTGAATGTGAAGCCAATGGTACATATAACATGTCGTGATCGTAATTTAATCGGTCTGCAGTCCCACTTAATGGGCTTGCAGACGGTGGGGTTGAACGAGATATTGATCATTACCGGCGATCCATCCAAAATCGGGGACTTTCCCGGTGCCACATCGGTTTATGATTTATCATCCTTTGATTTGATAAGCATGGTCAAACAATTTAATGAGGGTCTTTCTTATTCGGGTCAAAGTTTGGGCCAACGCGCAAATTTCAAGATTGCCGCCGCGTTTAATCCCAATGTGAAATATTTGGATAAAGCAGTGCAGCGAATCGAAAAGAAAATTGCCTGTGGTGCGCATTCCTTTTTGACGCAGCCCATTTATTCAGTCCAACAAATGGAGGAAGTTCATGAAGCGACCAAACATTTGGAAACGCCGATCTTCATCGGGATCATGCCTTTGACAAGCACGAGGAATGCCGAATTCATCCACAATGAAATCCCAGGCATCAAATTGCCGGACAATGTCAGGCGAGCAATGGCTTTAGCAGGGAATGACCCTGTAAAGGCAAGGATGGAAGGTGTTAACATTGCTAGGGAGCTAGTGGACGCAGCAAGAGATAAATTCAAGGGAATTTATTTAATCACTCCATTCCTTCGTTATGAAATGACAGCGGAACTTACGAAATATATAAAAAAAATCGATAGTAAACAAACATCAGAGGTGGCAGTGCATGAATAA
- a CDS encoding MOSC domain-containing protein yields MNNKKIVSLQVGKPKQETFANINIFSAMSKQAVETLTVTKSGIMGDGVGNVKFHGGPDRVICFYPYEHYALWNAKFSKKLDIPAFGENVTVTGMTEDTTYIGDVYQMGEAIIQINQGRIPCSTISHYNLEPRFLKSVMKTGFTGYFARVIKEGTIKKQDEIVLLERHQEKITVQYATEVILHGRDGLEGARTLFALDSLAEDWKQRAGKRIQAVKK; encoded by the coding sequence ATGAATAACAAGAAAATAGTTTCACTTCAAGTCGGGAAGCCAAAACAAGAAACATTTGCGAATATCAACATATTCTCCGCGATGAGCAAACAAGCAGTCGAGACCTTAACGGTAACAAAATCGGGCATAATGGGTGACGGAGTAGGCAATGTAAAATTCCACGGGGGTCCTGATCGGGTTATATGTTTTTATCCTTATGAACACTACGCATTATGGAATGCCAAATTCTCTAAAAAACTGGATATTCCTGCATTTGGTGAAAATGTAACAGTGACAGGGATGACCGAGGATACTACATATATTGGAGATGTTTATCAAATGGGTGAAGCGATCATCCAAATTAACCAGGGAAGGATACCCTGCTCGACGATATCCCATTATAACCTCGAGCCTCGCTTTTTGAAATCAGTCATGAAAACTGGTTTCACTGGGTATTTTGCAAGGGTCATCAAAGAGGGGACCATAAAGAAGCAAGATGAGATCGTGTTACTTGAACGACATCAGGAAAAAATTACCGTTCAATACGCAACGGAGGTGATTCTCCATGGAAGGGACGGGCTGGAAGGAGCACGTACTTTATTTGCTTTGGATTCACTCGCGGAGGACTGGAAACAAAGGGCCGGAAAACGAATTCAGGCTGTAAAGAAGTGA